The following nucleotide sequence is from Alkalihalobacillus sp. LMS39.
TGTAATAACACTTGGTATTCTCCTGTAATTAAGGAAACATAACGGACTTCTTTATATTGTTTGACTTGGTCAACAATATTCGTAAGTTGATTTGAGGCAGCAGCTAATTGAATAATAGCAGCTACTTTCAGTCCTAATGATATAGGGTTTACAATTCCAACAACATCTATTATGCCAGTTTCCACTAAATTTTTATAGCGAGAACGGACGGTTTTCTCAGTGACGTCAAGACGATTCGCGATTTCTGTAAAGGACATTCTACCGTCTTTTGAAAGAAGTTGGATAATTCCCCTATCAAGACTATCAATATTCCCTTTCAATGACAAACCTCCTATTTTAGGAAAAAATTTTGAAAAAAACAGACTATTTAAGTTACTTATTATAGAAATGGGGTATTAATTCCTGCCGAATACACAAAAAATATGACGGAATTCTGGTAGTAAGTTTAGTATATTGAAAATAGAGAAAAAACTCAATACTGTAAAAAGTTGTGATAAAATCGAATCATGAATAATTAATCATAATAGGAGATTTTTAGTAGATGTGAGAGGAAAGAGGGTTAGCCAATGGATATGATAAGAGTATTAATTGCAGATGACCAAACATTAATGCGAGAAGGGTTACGGACGATAATCGATTTGGAAGATGATATGGAAGTCGTGGCCACCGCACAAGATGGATTAGATGCGATCGAAAAAGTGGAGCAGTTTGAACCGACACTCGTTTTAATGGATATACAAATGCCAAAAATGAATGGCATTGAAAGTTTAATAGAAATTAAAAAGCGTTATTCCCATATATGTGTTCTTATTTTAACGACGTTTGCTGAAGATGACTATATTGTAGAAGGACTTGCCAATGGTGTTGATGGTTTTCTATTAAAAGATATGAATTATGACCAATTAATTGCATCCATCAGAGATGCAGCAAACGGACAATTGATGATTCCTAATATTGTAGCAAGAAAATTAGCAGAACGTTTATCTAA
It contains:
- a CDS encoding response regulator transcription factor → MDMIRVLIADDQTLMREGLRTIIDLEDDMEVVATAQDGLDAIEKVEQFEPTLVLMDIQMPKMNGIESLIEIKKRYSHICVLILTTFAEDDYIVEGLANGVDGFLLKDMNYDQLIASIRDAANGQLMIPNIVARKLAERLSNFNSMWEQEISVVKLQKHGVHFSEREREVASLIAKGLSNKKIAEELFISEGTVKNYISEIYSKLGVKDRAKAIIYLNKLGINS
- a CDS encoding Lrp/AsnC family transcriptional regulator, translating into MKGNIDSLDRGIIQLLSKDGRMSFTEIANRLDVTEKTVRSRYKNLVETGIIDVVGIVNPISLGLKVAAIIQLAAASNQLTNIVDQVKQYKEVRYVSLITGEYQVLLQVNMKTYEELTEFIKKINGIAGITKSNVIIQLEINKNTFDLS